In Candidatus Alcyoniella australis, the DNA window GCCTGCGGCAGACTATCGAGCAGCGCCTGGACTGCCGGATTGTTCAGCTCGATCAAGTTCTGCATCGAGGTCACCTTCAACACCCCAGGCTTAAGTGACGCGACCCCTCGATATCCGGCCTATCTCGCCCGATTCGAGATCACTTCACAACTCACGTTAAACATTTGATGCATCTGTGATGCCAATCACTAGATGTAATTATCGTCATGAAAGTGAAGGGCAATAGCAACATTATCAATTAAATAGGCTTTATTAGGACAGGAAATAAACCCAAGCCGGATTACGTTTCGTAACATCGGGAGTCACGGTCGGCATGCAAAAGCAAGTACTTTAATATTTTTGCTCGCGTGACCTATACTGTGCCTTGGTGCTCAATCCGAGGTGCTCAATTCGAGGTGGCTGATGAAGATTGTCCGGCCGATGTTTCTATGTTTGATCCTGGTGCTGATCTGCGTTGTCGCGCTGTCCGCCTGCGAATCCAAGGACGGCGATGACGACGACGATGCGGCTGACGACGATGCAGCCGATGGCGACGACGACGCTGTCGACGACGATGACGACGACGACGATCTGGGGCCGCTGGAGCACGTGGGCTGGATCATGCTCGACGCTGATCCGCAGAACATCGAGGAGACGTTGGACCGCGTGCTCGAGTTCGGCGTGACCGACGTTCAACTGAGCCACGAGCTGATCATGGACATCGACGAACTCACCGAAGACCCCTGGCGCCCCGAGCTGCTCAACGGGATCATCGACCAGGCCCACGAGCTGGGGCTGGGCGCGACCATCTGGTCGCACGAGCTGGCGCGGCCGCCGCTGCTGGTCTGCTTCGACCCCGAGGACTCCTATTGGGACGAGCGGACCATGGCCTACCGCGACGGCCTGGACCTGGTCCCGGACGCTGACGGCGTGATGCTGATGTTCGGCAGCTCGGATCTGGAGTTGTGGTACGCGCCGTGCTTCTGCCAATGGTGCCTCGACCTGGAGCCGCTGGGCAATCCGCTGCTGGACCTACTGCACTCGCGACCCGTGGATCGCATCGGGTTCGTCACCGCGCTGGTGCGGCAGGTGGTAATCGCCGAGCGCGGCAAGAGTCTGCGCATCCGGACCTTCATGCACAATCCCGACGAGCTGCAATGGCTGGGCGATGCGTTGCGCGCCTATCCCGATCTCGACGTGGGAGTGATGACCAAGGACGTGCCCCAGGACTGGGAGCCGTACTACCCGCACAATCCGTTGATCGGCAACGTGGGCGAGCGCGACCAGATCGTCGAGTTCGATCTGGCGGGCGAATATTGGGGCCAGTCGAAAATCCCCTTTGCCCTGCCGGACTATTTGCAATACCGCATTCGCCACGCCGCGCGCATGGGATGCTCGGGCGCTGCCGGACGCATCAGCCGCGGCTCGAACAGCGCCCTGGGCACGCCCAACGAGATCAACGTCTATGCCTTTTCCAAACTGCTGGCCGACCCGGACTACTCCACGGACCAGATCTGGTCCGAGTGGATCGAGCAGACCTATGGATTAGACCAAGGCGGAACGCAGTCCGCGACGCTGATCAGCGCCCTGCGCCGCAGCTTTGATATCGGCCGCAAGATGTACTACGTCAAGGGCTTCTGGGCCCTGGAGAAGGGCTCGGACGTGCCGGATAGCTGCAAGTCGCCCGGCCTGCTGCTGGGCCGCGCGATCAGCCTCTACGACCCGGACTACCAGGGCTGGCTGGACGAGCTGTTCAGCCCCGGCGAGCAGACCCTATCCGATATTTGGCAGGAGGGGGCCGAGTCGATCGAGCTGTGCGCGCGCAGCCTGGCCGAACTCGAGTCGATCCAGACCGACCTCGACCCGGTTGTGTACGCCGACCTGCACTCGCGGCTGGAGCATCAGTGCCTGTGCACCGGAGTTTGGCAGCTGGTGGACGACGCGGTGTTCCGCTATCAGCGCTACGTGCGCACCTTTGACGCGCAGCAGGGGCGCTACCTCGAGGGGACGCTGCAACAGCTCGCGGGCCTAGCCGACCAGATCGAGGCTGAGCACGGCTCGATCTCGCCGGGCAACCCGGGTCGCATCCGCGCCTGCGTGCAGGACATCCGCGGCCTGTTCCCCAATAGCTACGAGGCAGAGCAATTCGACCAGACCGCGCTGAGCCTGATCGAGTTTGACAAGGGCGAGGACGGGCTGATCAGCGTCAGCTGGCTTTCGAGCAACCTGGGCGATTCCCAAGTCGAATTCGGGTTCGAGCTGCCCGATTACGGCTGGAGCACTGCGGTCGATCCGGCCTCGACCCTGGAGCACGAGGTCGAGTTGATAAATCCCGACCCCAACCAGCGCCTGGTCTTCCGCGTTAAAACCCGCGACGAGTCCGGCAGCCTGATCGTCAGCTCCGACTACTGGGTGCGGCCCGAGGATTGAATCAGCGGAGTTATGGGGACGCGGAGTTATGGGTGTCCCCCGATTACCTAGTGGTGTCCCCCGATTACCTAGGTATCATTAGGAGGAGAGAGCTTTAGTGCATTCAAAGGATGGATTTCAATTTTCCCAGTTGCGTGGGAATAGGCCGCTTGATAAAAGCTGAAGTCATAGCATTTATTTTCGTCGCATTTCCTTTCGATGATTTTCATCAAGCGGAGTTTACTTTCGAGTGGCGTCTTGATGCCGAAAACAATTCCAGCTAAGTCCGAGAAATTATATCGCAACATACGGTCTTCAATATCTGTCAAATCGCTAAGCACACTAGTTAGTATGAGACGATGCTCTGTTTCATATTCCCACTCTTTTAGTTTTACGGGAATACTCTTATAGAAATTGTCCCAATAGTTTTTTCTCCATTCATCCTTATTCGTCATCATGGCTGCGGAACAAGTGCTGACTCTACCACTTTCGTCGGAATACCATGTTTTTTGCAGATCTTTAAAAGATAAATGACCGATCGATCTGAAGAAGTCAATCTCAGGATACTTAGAGTCATAGGTTATTTTACAGAAAGGGAAAAAGCGTTGCCCTCTTTGCTTTTTCATCCCATCTTCACCTCGCTTTGAGCTGTATCCAGTGATGCAATCCAAGTGTAGACCGATACTTTGCTTATGCCCTGGAGACACACGGAATTTAAGACAAACAGCGGTATGGCCTCTTCCGTAATGTCCCCATAAGGCTGAATTTTCAATATTTTCAACGAAACAGGCTGCATACCATGGGGGATAAATAAGTCGTTCTAGTTGCTCGATATACAGACGTGGGAAGTCGAATAATATGAATCGGCGATTATCGTCCTCTGAAAGAGGGATGTTGTTATATATTCGGATCAATCCCATCTGATTTTGCATGCTCTCGCCAATTTGGAAAACAATATCGGCTTCACTATCACTAATGGATGTAACCGCATTATAAAAATTATCCTTTAAAGACGTGGAAAGGGCCTGACGCAGTTTTTGTATCTTTAGCTTGCGTTCTGGAGAAGCTCCTTGCTCATCAAAAGAGAGAATAGCGGAGAGTGCTTCCTTGTGATATAGACTTAAATAGAAGCACAATTCGTCTCTTCTGACGACTCTCCCGAGGCTCCCCAAGGTGTTGATTAACTTGGCAATGGGTTCAGCGCTTAGGACAATGCTGAAGAGATTAGAGACTCGGTCCTTGTATTGTTGGGTTGGCAGATTGTCATAAGAAAGAAAGACCTGAATATCATCCGAATTGAGGTGTATCTTGTTGCCGCCAATCATCGCTAGAGTGTGGACATGGTCAAGACATAGTAAGTAGTTTTTAAATAGGTTTCTCCAAACAATTGAATCACCTTGCCAAAATATATCTAAGTATCCCTCAAGTGGATCGTTTAGCGTGGATGGCGCTGCGAAAAAGATAGTCTGATGCTCCAATTCGTTATCGTCAAGAAGTCGTTCAAGTGGACGAAACCTATATAGGAACTCAGGCATTCGAGAGTTCCCGACTTGGGTTGCTAAAAAGTAGCAATTCTGGGGGCAAAAAACTTAATTGTACGACCGTGTATCGCATCGGCAGGCCTCAAGCATGTGTGGTACGCTTCGTTGGTTCCCGTGAATTGAGTATCACTGGCGCTATTGTATGTCAATAACAATCACTATGGATCGTATCTAGTCGATATGTTGGTTGTGTTGTTCTGCTTGTCGGGCGCTGGTTGTTCGCTTCGCATTGGTGAAATTAAATGTTACGGGAGTAGATCCTTCACTTTGTTCAGGATGACAGCCTGCGCTCTATTTAACTGATATCGTATGAAATAATGTCCTCCTGAGTCCGCAGGAGGAAGGTTCTACGTCCGCGAAATTATGTTTTACGAGCATCGAAGCCTGGCAAAGCACTTCTTGTTTTTAGTATAATCCTGTACATGCGAAAGTGGGGAGAGGGCGGATGAGACTAAACAGCCAATGGCTGATTCTGTTCGTGCTGGTCGCCTTGGTCGCGGGGATGGGCCTTGCGTGCGACAAAGATTCGGGGGATGGCGATGGTGATGGTGATGACGACCTTGATGACGATGTGGGCGATGATGACGATAACTTAGATGACGATGATGACGACGTTGTAGATGACGACGATGATGATGACGATCTGCAATTTCCCGAGTTGGATCCCACGGTCTGTTTATCCGGCGATCCGGTCGACCTTCAGGGTTTCAACGTGGATTATGAACTCGTTGACAGCGGTTTATGGGTGCAAAACAAGAACTATTATTTGCTGACGCTTTTCTCTGAACTTGCAGGGGCTCAGGCGATAATCGAGAACAATCCGGAGCTTGCCGGGATATCCGCGCAGCGGGATGCGGCAATCCGCCAAGCTGCGATCAATTGCGTGGGCGATGTCGCTTGCTATACCAATGCGTTGATCTGGTCCGACAGTGAAGCTCGGGACGCGGCCGATGCCCTTGTAGATGCGTTTTTCCACGGCATAATTCCATTCAATCTGGCGGACGCACACCTGCGGCCAAGCGGCATGTTTCAAATGCATGCTTCCTTGTCCGACGAGGAGCTGTTGTACAACGCCTGGATCGATGCAGTAAACGGCATGCACGAGGCGTTCTATTCATATGCCGCGCATCTTCCTGCCGACCAACTGGATGCGATAGTGGCCGATATCATTGATTCAAATCCGAACACCATGCTGCTGTTCCAGCCGCTGATGGATGTCGCGTTGGCGGCAATGGATTACTTTGGTCGAGATGAAGCAGGGCGTTACGAACCCTTGGCAGAGGGTGAAAATCGGGCGGCGTTGGCGCGCATCGATTCAATCGATTGGGACCAATACCGCTTTTCGATCATATTGGTTCCAGGTTGGGGACCGGATGATGTTCAGACCCCTCTTCATCCCAACGGCAAGCTCCATTGCGACCTGGCTGCCGCACGTTACTATGCGAATGTTGCACCGCTGATCGTGCTTTCCGGCGGCCATGTTCATCCCGACCAGACCCCGTACTGTGAAGCCATTGAGATGAAAAAATATCTGATGGAGCAGCACCTCGTACCCGAAGAGGCGATTTTCGTAGACCCCCATGCACGTCACACCACAACCAACCTGCGGAACGTTTCGCGGTTGGTTTTCAGATACGGCATTGAGTCGGATAAACCAGCCCTGATTACTACAGATAGCTTTCAGAATATTTACATTGCTTATCTGCTGAATGAACGATGCCGTGACGAGCTTGGGTATCTTCCCTGGCGCAAGGTCAGACGTTTGGATAAGAACGATTCTTGTTTATTGCCGACCCCGATCGTGTTGTATGCTGATCCGCGCGATCCTTTGGACCCGTGATCCCTCTGAATCCTCCGGTCTCAGGCATGCTAATTGCTTAATATTTCAGGTGAGGGAGCAGGTTCTTTGCACTGATGGGGAACGCAGCTGAGGTAGCTGTTGTTCAAACGGTTGAAAGGATTGGGAAGATGTCCTTCGATAACATAACTTCGTACAAGATTTTAGATGTTGTGCAGGGTGCATCGGAGCGCGAGATTCGCGTTACGTTTCTTCGTCACGTGAAGAATCTACACCCCGATGCTCCCGACGTTCCCCATCGTTCTGATGTCAACGGACTTAAATTGCGCAATATCCAGGTGGCCTACGACTACCTGATGGCAAAACATTACTGTGAGCTCTACGACGGCGACAGTTCCGAGGAACGCAAGCAGATGCGCTCGCAGATCAAGTATTCCCGCGCCGAGGGCAACGGGCTTGAGCCCTTTAAGCAGTTGGTCAGGCGGCTGGTGCTGGAGCTGAACTACCACGAACTGCAACTGATGCTCAGGCAGGGCCGATATGCCGATGCGATCGTCCGTCTGAACAAGATGTTGGTCCACCGCAGCCGCAACTGGGTGTTGCAGCTACGGCTGGCCGAGGCCTGCTTGGGCAGCGGGTCGCTCAATCCGGCGATCACCGCGGCTCAGCGCGCCCAGAGCCTTGGAGGCGATCAGGCCTGGTGTCACCTGCTGTTCGGCCGGGCGCGCGAGCGGATGGGCAATTTGCGCGAGGCCGAGATGCACTACCGGCTGGCCTATGGGCTCAATCCCGACGATTCGCAAATTCAAATCGAGTTCCAACGCGGCTCGCTGGTCGCCGAGGCTGCGAACAAGCACCTGAAGCGGGTGGCGCGCAATTTCCTACCCACGTCCGAGGCCGAGAGCTTCCGCTACTACCCGGGACTGCTTAAGCTCGAGGACATGCTGCGCGTCTCGGCCTGCATGCTCAGCAGGGTGAAGCCCGATTCCAACGCGCGCAGTTTCCGGCTCAGCGCCATCTACTAGCCCGGACTATTCATGGGGCTTCTACTGCGATGCACAATCTGCTCGCAATAACTGCGTCATCCTCGACGATCCGTCCTCGACGTACTGCAGAGAGTACGCCTCCGGGGTATCGCCTCGGCTTCCTTGTTCTTGCGGCAGCTTGCACATCTCGTATACGAACCCTCATGACTAGTCAGGGCTTAAGCGCAACGAGTTACAGTTAAGTTTTACTGAATAGTGACTTGGCGCAGCAGGTCGAGCTCGTCCAGGGCCTTGCCGGTGCCCAACACCACCGCGGCCAGCGGGTCGTCGGCCACGGTGATCGGCAGGCCGGTCTCCTCGCGCAACAGCACGTCCAGGTGCTTGAGCAGCGCGCCGCCGCCCGCGAGTACGATCCCCTTGTCTACAATGTCCGAGGCCAGCTCGGGCGGGGTGCGCTCGAGTGCGACCTTGACCGCGTTGACGATGGTGTTGATCGGGTCGAGCATTGAATCGCGGATCTCGTCGGCGTTGATCTCGATCGTCTTGGGGATGCCGGCCACCAAGTCGCGGCCCTTGACCTCCATGGTCTGGACCTCGTCGGTGGGGTAGGCCGTGCCCACGGTGCACTTGATGCGTTCGGCCGTGCTCTCGCCGATCAGCAGATTGTACTTGCGCTTCATGTACTGGATGATCGCCTCGTCCATCTTGTCGCCGGCCACGCGCACCGACTGGCTGAGCACGATCCCGGCCAGCGAGATTACCGCGACCTCGGTGGTGCCGCCGCCGATGTCGACGATCATGTTGCCAGAGGGCTCGGTGATCGGCAGTCCGGCGCCG includes these proteins:
- a CDS encoding tetratricopeptide repeat protein, whose protein sequence is MSFDNITSYKILDVVQGASEREIRVTFLRHVKNLHPDAPDVPHRSDVNGLKLRNIQVAYDYLMAKHYCELYDGDSSEERKQMRSQIKYSRAEGNGLEPFKQLVRRLVLELNYHELQLMLRQGRYADAIVRLNKMLVHRSRNWVLQLRLAEACLGSGSLNPAITAAQRAQSLGGDQAWCHLLFGRARERMGNLREAEMHYRLAYGLNPDDSQIQIEFQRGSLVAEAANKHLKRVARNFLPTSEAESFRYYPGLLKLEDMLRVSACMLSRVKPDSNARSFRLSAIY
- a CDS encoding YdcF family protein translates to MRLNSQWLILFVLVALVAGMGLACDKDSGDGDGDGDDDLDDDVGDDDDNLDDDDDDVVDDDDDDDDLQFPELDPTVCLSGDPVDLQGFNVDYELVDSGLWVQNKNYYLLTLFSELAGAQAIIENNPELAGISAQRDAAIRQAAINCVGDVACYTNALIWSDSEARDAADALVDAFFHGIIPFNLADAHLRPSGMFQMHASLSDEELLYNAWIDAVNGMHEAFYSYAAHLPADQLDAIVADIIDSNPNTMLLFQPLMDVALAAMDYFGRDEAGRYEPLAEGENRAALARIDSIDWDQYRFSIILVPGWGPDDVQTPLHPNGKLHCDLAAARYYANVAPLIVLSGGHVHPDQTPYCEAIEMKKYLMEQHLVPEEAIFVDPHARHTTTNLRNVSRLVFRYGIESDKPALITTDSFQNIYIAYLLNERCRDELGYLPWRKVRRLDKNDSCLLPTPIVLYADPRDPLDP
- a CDS encoding DUF2971 domain-containing protein; the protein is MPEFLYRFRPLERLLDDNELEHQTIFFAAPSTLNDPLEGYLDIFWQGDSIVWRNLFKNYLLCLDHVHTLAMIGGNKIHLNSDDIQVFLSYDNLPTQQYKDRVSNLFSIVLSAEPIAKLINTLGSLGRVVRRDELCFYLSLYHKEALSAILSFDEQGASPERKLKIQKLRQALSTSLKDNFYNAVTSISDSEADIVFQIGESMQNQMGLIRIYNNIPLSEDDNRRFILFDFPRLYIEQLERLIYPPWYAACFVENIENSALWGHYGRGHTAVCLKFRVSPGHKQSIGLHLDCITGYSSKRGEDGMKKQRGQRFFPFCKITYDSKYPEIDFFRSIGHLSFKDLQKTWYSDESGRVSTCSAAMMTNKDEWRKNYWDNFYKSIPVKLKEWEYETEHRLILTSVLSDLTDIEDRMLRYNFSDLAGIVFGIKTPLESKLRLMKIIERKCDENKCYDFSFYQAAYSHATGKIEIHPLNALKLSPPNDT
- a CDS encoding rod shape-determining protein is translated as MFDRLLGLFSNDLAIDLGTANTLVYVKGRGIVFSEPSVVAVQKDYRGMKRVLAVGKEAKMMVGRTPGHIVAIRPMREGVIADFEVTREMLRYFIRKAHNRKALVRPRIIICVPYGITEVEKRAVRESAMSAGAREVYLIEEPMAAAIGAGLPITEPSGNMIVDIGGGTTEVAVISLAGIVLSQSVRVAGDKMDEAIIQYMKRKYNLLIGESTAERIKCTVGTAYPTDEVQTMEVKGRDLVAGIPKTIEINADEIRDSMLDPINTIVNAVKVALERTPPELASDIVDKGIVLAGGGALLKHLDVLLREETGLPITVADDPLAAVVLGTGKALDELDLLRQVTIQ